The sequence GTAGCAGACTCAAACTGTGATTTCCTCCTATCATGATTACTTGGCCGCCCAGGATTGCCCCTTCGCCATGGAGGTGGCAACACTCCTAGTCTATTCACTCTTGGCCACAAAAGCTTGCCTTGAACAGGCGCAATACCATCAGCATAAGTTAACTGCCACATTCTAGTTGTGTACCACTCAAAAACATAGTCTTCcaccttctctttctttcctatGATGACAGATGCTGCATGAACACATGGTATACCAGTCATCTGCCATTTCCTGCAGCCACATGTCTGATCATTCATATCAACACAGACTTTGACATCACCACATCGTATCTCATGTTTATTATGCCTTGCCATCCACCTTTCACAGAACTGCGATCCAGCAATCATCTTCTCAATCTCAGCATGAGCTCTCTTTGTGAATCTAGTCTTGAACCTACCAGCAATGAAATACCTCTTCTCATTACATACCATACATTGTCTTCTAATATCTTCTAACATGTCTAGCAAAGGCTTCCGTCTG is a genomic window of Camelina sativa cultivar DH55 unplaced genomic scaffold, Cs unpScaffold02648, whole genome shotgun sequence containing:
- the LOC104774383 gene encoding uncharacterized protein LOC104774383 — protein: GLVKAIHEIIPQAEHRQCARHIMDNWKRNSHDMELQRLFWKIARSYTVWEFGGHMEALRSYNPSAYDSLLKTKPRTWSRAFFRIGSCCSDNLNNLSESFNRTIRQARRKPLLDMLEDIRRQCMVCNEKRYFIAGRFKTRFTKRAHAEIEKMIAGSQFCERWMARHNKHEIRCGDVKVCVDMNDQTCGCRKWQMTGIPCVHAASVIIGKKEKVEDYVFEWYTTRMWQLTYADGIAPVQGKLLWPRVNRLGVLPPPWRRGNPGRPSNHDRRKSQFESATKLSHVNRVMTCSNCKQEGHNKQACMNQRVATPPRRRGGRPRKVQ